From a region of the Aeoliella mucimassa genome:
- a CDS encoding phosphatidate cytidylyltransferase encodes MLRWRLILAAIAITLVLGLAWLDHFGPRPGMVMLPLAVVGAWMCAGELLGLYEKAAAKRKEMSIAEAKRDRTSSIPSRPLVYTATMFTVFAATAPMTLFYPDGGVSGRTGWIAWGIIGGLLLALMYEMRTYDGPDQPPGTIATRLARTMFAIAYAGGLMGFVVQLRIISGGVWHDDCRWGMLALLTTIATVKLNDTGAYVAGHAFGRHRMTPKLSPGKTWEGTMGGYLASIGGTMFFLGPVANWLGCDHEQTFAAWFTGALIYAVVVGTAGILGDLAISLLKRDAGVKDSSTWMPGFGGFLDLLDSLMLAAPVSYALWMGHVVGP; translated from the coding sequence ATGCTTCGTTGGCGACTCATTCTGGCTGCGATCGCAATCACGCTCGTGCTGGGCTTGGCGTGGCTCGACCACTTTGGTCCCCGCCCTGGCATGGTGATGCTTCCCTTGGCCGTGGTTGGCGCCTGGATGTGCGCGGGAGAGTTGCTGGGCCTCTACGAAAAGGCGGCCGCCAAGCGGAAAGAAATGAGCATTGCCGAGGCCAAGCGAGATCGCACCTCGAGCATCCCCTCGCGTCCCCTGGTTTACACGGCCACGATGTTCACCGTGTTTGCCGCGACCGCACCGATGACTCTCTTCTACCCCGATGGAGGTGTGAGCGGGCGGACCGGTTGGATCGCCTGGGGCATCATCGGTGGCTTGCTGCTGGCTTTGATGTACGAGATGCGTACCTACGACGGGCCCGACCAACCACCGGGAACCATCGCGACCAGGCTCGCTAGGACCATGTTTGCCATCGCCTACGCTGGAGGGCTGATGGGCTTTGTCGTCCAACTACGCATCATCTCCGGCGGCGTCTGGCACGACGACTGCCGATGGGGAATGCTTGCGTTGCTCACGACGATTGCCACGGTAAAGCTCAACGACACCGGCGCTTATGTCGCTGGGCACGCGTTTGGTCGCCATCGGATGACCCCCAAGCTGAGCCCGGGCAAAACCTGGGAAGGCACCATGGGCGGCTACCTGGCCTCGATCGGCGGCACCATGTTCTTTCTCGGTCCGGTTGCGAACTGGTTGGGGTGCGACCACGAGCAAACGTTTGCAGCCTGGTTTACCGGCGCGCTGATCTACGCGGTGGTCGTTGGCACCGCCGGCATTCTCGGCGACCTGGCGATCAGCCTGCTGAAACGCGACGCTGGCGTGAAAGACTCGAGCACCTGGATGCCCGGCTTCGGCGGCTTCCTCGATCTGCTTGATTCGCTGATGCTTGCCGCGCCGGTGAGTTACGCCCTGTGGATGGGACACGTCGTCGGTCCGTGA
- a CDS encoding isoprenyl transferase: MANAPDTPPLADVPPERRPAHIAMIMDGNGRWAQRRGLPRVEGHQRGASVVREVTELCSDLGIGQITLYCLSSENWKRPAEEIEFLMLLLKQYIIDERESIMRNNLRVRMLGRREAIPDHVLAELDKTIEMSRSNSGMWLNLAINYGGRGELVDATRALAAKVRQGLLEPEDITEETISGHLYTAGLADPDLLVRTAGEMRVSNFLLWQISYAEIWVTDRCWPEFDEEALHEAIRAYASRDRRFGGLPDLA, from the coding sequence ATGGCGAACGCTCCCGACACACCCCCGCTAGCCGACGTGCCCCCCGAGCGCCGTCCCGCCCATATCGCGATGATTATGGATGGCAACGGGCGGTGGGCCCAGCGTCGTGGTTTGCCGCGTGTGGAAGGTCATCAGCGCGGGGCGAGCGTGGTGCGAGAGGTCACCGAGCTGTGCTCCGATCTGGGCATCGGTCAGATAACGCTCTATTGCTTGTCGAGCGAGAACTGGAAACGCCCGGCCGAAGAGATCGAATTCCTGATGCTGCTGCTCAAGCAGTACATCATCGACGAGCGGGAATCGATCATGCGGAACAACCTGCGGGTTCGGATGCTCGGCCGCCGCGAAGCGATTCCCGATCACGTGCTGGCCGAACTCGACAAGACCATCGAAATGAGCCGCAGCAACTCCGGCATGTGGCTCAATCTGGCCATCAACTACGGTGGCCGTGGCGAGCTGGTCGATGCTACCCGGGCGCTGGCTGCCAAGGTGCGGCAAGGCCTGCTCGAACCCGAAGACATTACCGAGGAGACCATCTCGGGGCACTTGTATACAGCGGGATTGGCGGATCCCGACTTGTTGGTACGCACCGCGGGCGAGATGCGGGTAAGCAATTTCCTGCTCTGGCAGATTAGTTACGCCGAGATATGGGTGACCGATCGCTGCTGGCCGGAGTTCGACGAGGAAGCGCTGCACGAAGCGATTCGCGCCTACGCATCGCGGGACCGCCGTTTTGGGGGCCTGCCCGATCTGGCATAA
- a CDS encoding adenylosuccinate synthase — MSGTCVIGLQWGDEAKGKIVDLLTAGQRYVVRYQGGANAGHTVVVGDEVYKLSLLPSGVLTPGVTCLITGGVVLNPDRVLEEIDELTSRGIVLDGDSLKISSRTHVILPWHFAEDRVLDTSTGGESIGTTQRGIGPCYRDKVARSHAIRLGDMYRADFRERIEHITKAKNQVLAAMVEGGDFEPLDAEAIYKQYSDFAERLKPFVADTTDLLLTALENNEKVLFEGAQGSLLDVDHGTYPYVTSSNSSGVGISNGSGVPGKYMNYVLGVVKAYSTRVGGGPFPTELDNETGQYLRDRGNEYGTVTRRPRRCGWIDAVAIRYTARLGGVDALCVMLMDVLSGLDEINICTAYEIDGERTNVFPAHVDDLRKVKPIYETVPGWKEEIDQVKTYEDLPAAAHAYLDRIAELVGCPVDVVSVGPGREQTIVVNKSLTQS; from the coding sequence GTGTCTGGAACTTGTGTCATAGGGCTCCAATGGGGCGACGAAGCAAAAGGCAAGATCGTCGACTTACTGACGGCGGGACAACGTTACGTAGTGCGCTATCAGGGCGGTGCGAATGCCGGTCATACGGTAGTCGTCGGCGACGAGGTCTATAAACTCTCGCTGCTCCCCAGCGGCGTGCTCACTCCCGGGGTCACCTGCCTGATCACCGGCGGCGTCGTGCTGAACCCCGATCGGGTGCTCGAAGAAATCGACGAGCTCACCAGCCGCGGCATCGTGCTCGACGGCGATAGCCTGAAAATCAGCAGTCGCACGCACGTGATTCTTCCCTGGCACTTTGCCGAAGACCGTGTGCTCGATACCAGCACCGGCGGCGAGAGCATCGGCACCACGCAGCGCGGCATCGGACCTTGCTACCGCGATAAGGTGGCCCGTAGCCATGCGATTCGGCTGGGCGACATGTATCGCGCCGACTTCCGCGAGCGAATCGAACACATCACCAAGGCGAAGAACCAGGTGCTAGCCGCTATGGTCGAAGGGGGCGACTTCGAGCCGCTCGACGCCGAGGCCATCTACAAGCAGTACTCCGACTTCGCCGAACGGCTCAAGCCGTTTGTGGCCGACACCACCGACCTGCTGCTCACCGCGCTGGAGAACAACGAGAAGGTGCTGTTCGAGGGGGCCCAAGGCTCGCTGCTCGATGTCGACCATGGCACCTACCCCTACGTGACCAGCAGCAACAGCTCAGGCGTTGGTATCTCGAACGGTTCCGGCGTGCCTGGCAAGTACATGAACTACGTGCTCGGCGTGGTAAAAGCCTACTCCACCCGTGTCGGTGGTGGTCCGTTCCCCACGGAACTCGATAACGAGACCGGTCAGTATCTCCGCGACCGAGGCAACGAGTACGGCACGGTTACCCGTCGTCCACGCCGTTGCGGTTGGATCGACGCAGTGGCCATCCGCTACACCGCCCGCTTGGGTGGGGTCGACGCTTTATGCGTGATGCTGATGGACGTGTTGAGCGGGCTCGACGAAATCAACATCTGCACCGCCTACGAAATCGACGGCGAGCGGACCAATGTGTTCCCCGCCCACGTCGACGACTTGCGGAAGGTCAAGCCGATCTACGAGACGGTGCCTGGCTGGAAGGAAGAGATCGACCAGGTGAAAACCTACGAAGATCTGCCAGCCGCCGCGCACGCTTATCTCGACCGCATTGCCGAGTTAGTCGGCTGCCCGGTCGATGTGGTTTCGGTAGGCCCCGGCCGCGAGCAAACCATCGTGGTCAATAAGTCGCTGACGCAGAGCTGA
- the sppA gene encoding signal peptide peptidase SppA, which produces MALAIFASCTFNSAMADTAVAEKPAEKTEAKADKKEESKQDKQAKKDKEGKKEESKKVEKVRLALMQLSGALPESPGGSGLLGELTSDLKTTLERMERAANDDEIQGLVLKIDGASMGRGTIHEIREAIKRFRAKGKKVYAQIDSGMAADYLIASACDEISMPESGTLAITGVTMERMFYKGLLDKLGVEADFLHMGEAKGFAEPYTRTESSEPVRANLTAMIDDIYEQMVATVAFERPITREEAVATIDRGILSAPQAKELGLIDKVAYATELRQSLAKSYNTDNLVYVENYGKKKVDTDFSGPTGIFKLIKLMSGSSSSSKSSGKKIAIVYATGSITTGKSEPDLFGSSSSMGSTTIIEALRTANDDEDVAAIVLRINSPGGSALASDLMWSQIESLDKPIVASMGDVAASGGYYIAMGTDKILAEPTTITGSIGVVGGKMALGGLYDKLGLTVETISRGANSGVFSSTDKWTESERKAMREMMEDTYKQFTSKAAEGRGMPLEQLKKLAGGKVYTGRQAKANGLVDELGTLEDAISEAKKLAKIADDEEVKLMTLPEAPDFFESLFGNTGAEKEVKIKVDLGLGQIHPELKALLSRAEMLQRVFQDQVVLMLPYDLQIK; this is translated from the coding sequence ATGGCTCTAGCCATCTTTGCGTCGTGCACGTTTAATTCCGCCATGGCCGATACCGCGGTGGCCGAAAAGCCAGCCGAGAAGACCGAAGCCAAGGCCGACAAGAAGGAAGAGTCCAAGCAGGACAAGCAGGCCAAAAAAGACAAAGAGGGCAAGAAAGAAGAGTCCAAAAAGGTCGAGAAGGTCCGCTTGGCCCTGATGCAGCTTTCCGGTGCCCTGCCCGAATCGCCCGGCGGTAGCGGTTTGCTTGGCGAACTGACCTCCGACCTCAAGACCACCCTCGAGCGGATGGAGCGGGCGGCCAACGACGACGAAATCCAAGGCCTGGTGCTCAAGATCGACGGCGCTTCGATGGGCCGCGGCACCATCCACGAGATCCGCGAAGCCATCAAGCGGTTCCGCGCAAAGGGCAAGAAGGTTTACGCCCAAATCGATTCAGGCATGGCCGCGGATTACCTAATTGCCTCGGCTTGCGACGAAATCTCGATGCCCGAGTCCGGCACGCTGGCCATCACCGGCGTCACCATGGAGCGGATGTTCTACAAAGGTCTGCTCGACAAGCTTGGCGTTGAGGCCGACTTCCTGCACATGGGCGAAGCCAAAGGCTTCGCCGAGCCGTACACTCGCACCGAGTCGAGCGAACCCGTGCGTGCCAACCTGACCGCCATGATCGACGACATCTACGAGCAGATGGTGGCCACGGTCGCTTTCGAACGCCCCATCACTCGCGAGGAAGCCGTCGCCACGATCGATCGCGGTATCCTCAGCGCGCCGCAGGCCAAAGAACTAGGCCTTATCGACAAGGTGGCCTACGCGACCGAGTTGCGTCAGAGCTTGGCCAAGTCGTACAACACCGACAATCTGGTATACGTCGAAAACTATGGCAAGAAGAAGGTCGACACCGATTTCTCCGGCCCCACTGGCATTTTCAAGCTCATTAAGCTGATGTCGGGTAGCTCAAGCAGCAGCAAGTCGAGCGGCAAGAAGATTGCTATCGTCTACGCAACCGGCTCGATCACCACCGGTAAGAGCGAGCCCGATTTGTTCGGTTCGTCGAGCTCCATGGGGTCGACCACCATCATCGAAGCTTTGCGGACCGCCAACGACGACGAAGACGTGGCCGCCATCGTACTGCGAATCAACAGCCCTGGCGGTTCGGCCTTGGCAAGCGATTTGATGTGGAGCCAGATTGAGTCGCTCGATAAGCCGATCGTCGCCAGCATGGGCGACGTGGCTGCCAGCGGCGGTTACTACATCGCGATGGGCACCGACAAGATCCTAGCCGAGCCCACCACCATCACCGGCTCCATCGGCGTGGTTGGCGGCAAAATGGCTCTCGGCGGACTGTACGACAAGCTCGGCCTGACCGTCGAAACCATTAGCCGTGGGGCCAACAGCGGCGTCTTCTCTTCCACCGACAAGTGGACCGAGAGCGAGCGAAAAGCCATGCGGGAAATGATGGAGGACACCTACAAGCAGTTCACCAGCAAAGCCGCCGAAGGACGCGGCATGCCGCTTGAGCAGCTAAAAAAACTTGCCGGCGGTAAGGTGTACACCGGCCGTCAGGCCAAGGCCAACGGCCTGGTCGACGAACTCGGCACCCTGGAAGACGCGATTTCCGAAGCCAAGAAACTGGCCAAGATCGCCGACGACGAAGAGGTGAAACTGATGACGTTGCCCGAAGCCCCCGACTTCTTCGAGTCGCTGTTCGGCAACACCGGTGCTGAAAAAGAGGTGAAAATCAAGGTCGATCTCGGCCTTGGCCAGATTCACCCCGAGCTGAAGGCTCTGTTAAGCCGTGCCGAGATGCTGCAGCGGGTATTCCAGGATCAGGTGGTCCTGATGCTGCCTTACGACCTGCAGATCAAATAG
- a CDS encoding LptF/LptG family permease — translation MKIIDRYLLWQFVQMFLICYISLTGLFVVIDAFTNIDHFMTFARNQDAALGVVMGKYYAYRAVAIFDQTSGILALVAAMFTVTWIERYNELTALLAAGVSRLRVLRPVILAALAIGVLAATNREIVMPQIREHLAVDTRNIGGDQGEDVFSRSDSKTDIRIDGDEAIVSTQTIIGPSFILPSNLSAYGKQLAAEQALYMPAEGNRPSGYLLSGVKVPTDLKSKPSLLLDEQPVIVTPHDASWLKPDQLYVVSDVDFELLTGGSEWRKYASTTELVAELQNPSIELGNDVRMAIHMRLLKPFMDGVLLFLGLPLVVSRSNRNPFVAIGIAILVVALFFVVTLGSQSLGNSGWIRPALAAWLPLILFLPVGVFLADSLKR, via the coding sequence ATGAAAATCATCGATCGCTACCTGCTATGGCAGTTCGTACAGATGTTTCTCATCTGTTACATCAGCCTGACCGGGCTGTTCGTGGTGATTGACGCGTTTACGAACATCGACCACTTCATGACCTTCGCCCGCAATCAGGACGCGGCCCTAGGCGTGGTGATGGGCAAGTACTACGCGTACCGAGCGGTCGCGATTTTCGATCAAACCAGCGGTATTCTCGCCTTGGTAGCCGCGATGTTCACGGTTACCTGGATCGAGCGATACAACGAACTGACCGCCCTGCTGGCGGCCGGCGTGTCGCGGCTACGTGTGCTGCGTCCGGTGATTCTGGCAGCCCTGGCGATTGGCGTGCTGGCGGCTACGAATCGTGAAATCGTAATGCCGCAAATTCGCGAACACCTGGCGGTCGATACACGAAACATTGGTGGCGACCAAGGCGAAGACGTCTTTTCGCGGAGTGATAGCAAAACCGACATCCGCATCGACGGCGACGAGGCCATCGTGTCGACGCAGACGATTATCGGCCCGAGCTTCATCCTCCCCTCGAACTTATCGGCCTACGGCAAACAGCTGGCAGCCGAGCAGGCGCTCTACATGCCGGCCGAGGGCAACCGCCCGAGCGGATACCTGCTGAGCGGCGTGAAAGTGCCTACCGACCTGAAGTCCAAGCCCTCGCTGTTGCTCGACGAGCAACCAGTGATCGTCACGCCCCACGACGCTTCGTGGTTAAAGCCCGACCAGCTTTACGTGGTTAGCGACGTTGATTTCGAGCTACTCACTGGCGGATCGGAATGGCGCAAGTACGCTAGCACCACCGAACTGGTGGCAGAACTTCAGAACCCGAGCATCGAGCTTGGCAACGACGTGCGCATGGCAATTCACATGCGACTGCTAAAACCGTTCATGGATGGGGTGCTGCTGTTCCTGGGATTGCCGCTGGTGGTCTCGCGAAGCAATCGCAACCCGTTTGTTGCCATCGGCATCGCGATTCTGGTGGTGGCCCTGTTCTTTGTCGTGACGCTGGGAAGTCAGTCGCTGGGTAACTCAGGGTGGATTCGCCCAGCACTGGCTGCCTGGCTTCCGCTCATTCTCTTCCTACCCGTCGGCGTGTTCCTGGCCGACTCGCTGAAGCGATAA
- a CDS encoding ComF family protein, producing MTLWHHASKRWLKAGLAGRERLLEMLFPPSCAACHAPIAQGGPAQFCDDCLELFDEFRPPFCAGCGASVPVDLPEGHTCGHCHGERRRYNHAVALGPYEGLLRDLLLRAKRPQGEIVALALAERLVELHGNELREREIDVVCPVPMHWRRRIRRMANCPTTIADVVARRLQVPLAAGLLRRRRATRPQTSLAPSGRDQNVRRAFALGAGYQLQSAHVLLVDDILTTGATCNAAARTLRRAGAKSVTLAVIGRSYSGR from the coding sequence ATGACACTCTGGCATCATGCGTCGAAACGCTGGCTAAAAGCTGGGCTGGCGGGCCGCGAGCGGCTGCTTGAAATGCTGTTTCCTCCTAGCTGCGCAGCCTGTCATGCGCCGATCGCCCAAGGAGGCCCGGCCCAGTTCTGCGACGACTGCCTGGAGCTGTTCGACGAGTTCCGCCCTCCATTCTGTGCAGGCTGCGGGGCAAGTGTGCCGGTCGACCTTCCAGAGGGGCATACCTGTGGGCATTGCCATGGTGAGCGACGGCGATACAACCATGCAGTCGCACTCGGTCCGTACGAGGGGCTGTTACGCGATTTGCTTCTACGTGCGAAACGACCGCAGGGGGAAATCGTGGCCCTCGCCCTGGCCGAGCGACTGGTCGAACTGCATGGCAATGAGCTTCGCGAACGCGAAATCGACGTGGTCTGCCCGGTCCCCATGCACTGGCGGCGGCGGATCCGCCGCATGGCGAACTGTCCCACCACTATTGCCGATGTGGTCGCCCGACGGCTGCAGGTACCGCTGGCTGCCGGCCTGCTTCGGCGTCGTCGGGCGACTCGCCCGCAAACGTCGCTCGCCCCGAGCGGGCGGGATCAGAATGTCCGCCGGGCGTTCGCGTTGGGGGCCGGATATCAGCTACAGTCGGCACACGTGCTGCTGGTCGACGATATCCTCACAACCGGTGCCACCTGCAATGCAGCGGCCCGAACCTTACGCCGAGCCGGGGCCAAGAGCGTGACCCTGGCGGTGATAGGGCGCAGTTATTCGGGTCGTTAA
- a CDS encoding DUF502 domain-containing protein — MAASNSTSTNSPKRPLDPFRRAVLRGLAVLLPPLLTIVIFVWVGNTVITYMLEPMEQVARGTLLRYATDIQPRNAAAELVQDSNANYNTYLIGDELYAKADDGKYVPVPVYDKVESVVGRAGSKEASEIYEAYIDEEYLQREYVIPVFLGVLVLVLYLLGKFLAAGVGRFLWSQMESLIKRLPLVSNVYSSVKQVTDFMFSDTELKATRVVAIEYPRRGIWTLAMVTGESFLDIRAAANEPVLSVLVPTSPMPFTGFTMTVRKSETIDLDITIDQALQFIVSCGVVVPPHQVSADVDGRDRILSVDSKPHSPTPTPPSSDE; from the coding sequence ATGGCAGCCTCCAATTCCACTTCGACCAATAGCCCGAAACGGCCACTCGACCCGTTTCGCCGGGCGGTATTGCGCGGATTGGCGGTGCTGTTACCCCCGCTGCTGACGATTGTCATCTTCGTGTGGGTAGGCAATACGGTCATCACCTATATGCTCGAACCGATGGAGCAGGTGGCCCGCGGCACCCTTTTGCGATACGCGACCGATATTCAGCCTCGCAACGCGGCGGCCGAACTCGTTCAAGACAGTAACGCGAACTACAACACCTATCTGATTGGCGACGAACTCTACGCCAAGGCCGACGACGGCAAATACGTGCCGGTGCCGGTGTACGACAAGGTGGAATCGGTGGTGGGCCGCGCCGGCTCGAAAGAAGCCAGCGAGATCTACGAAGCCTACATCGACGAAGAGTACCTGCAACGCGAGTACGTGATCCCTGTGTTCCTGGGAGTCCTCGTTCTGGTGCTCTACCTGCTGGGCAAGTTCCTCGCGGCCGGTGTTGGTCGATTCCTCTGGTCGCAGATGGAAAGTCTGATCAAGCGACTGCCGTTGGTAAGTAACGTCTACTCGTCGGTCAAGCAAGTTACCGACTTCATGTTCTCCGACACCGAACTGAAGGCCACCCGCGTGGTGGCCATCGAATATCCCCGCCGTGGCATTTGGACCTTGGCCATGGTCACCGGTGAGAGCTTCCTCGACATCCGTGCGGCGGCCAACGAGCCAGTGCTCAGCGTGCTGGTGCCTACTTCGCCGATGCCATTCACCGGTTTTACGATGACGGTCCGCAAGAGCGAAACGATCGATCTCGATATCACGATCGACCAAGCCTTGCAGTTTATCGTGAGTTGTGGTGTAGTGGTTCCACCGCATCAGGTTTCGGCCGATGTGGATGGGCGCGACCGCATTCTGTCGGTCGACTCCAAACCTCACTCCCCTACCCCGACTCCACCATCCAGCGACGAATGA
- the hemC gene encoding hydroxymethylbilane synthase, with amino-acid sequence MHQALRLGTRGSKLARWQADWTAAELRELGHTVEIVEITTTGDANQSHDLGAIGSVGLFTKEIQRALLDKVVDLAVHSLKDLPTTPVEGLTLAAIPERAEVNDALVSREGAPLLALPPDSIIGTGSLRRRSQLLRLRPDFKLADIRGNVDTRLRKLDEGEFDAIILAAAGLMRLGLAQRITQLIPPEQMLPAPAQGALGLECRAGDQRVLDALAPLNHAETDAAATAERAMLARVEGGCLAAIGAYATVVDGQLTLNSTILSGDGSQQLSATATGAMEQAQQVGEQAGDALLAQGAAKLVQERR; translated from the coding sequence GTGCACCAGGCATTGCGACTAGGCACACGCGGTAGCAAACTCGCTCGCTGGCAGGCCGACTGGACCGCGGCCGAGTTACGCGAACTTGGCCACACGGTGGAAATCGTCGAGATCACCACCACCGGCGACGCCAATCAATCGCACGACCTGGGAGCCATCGGCAGTGTCGGACTCTTTACCAAAGAGATCCAGCGAGCACTGCTCGACAAAGTAGTCGACTTAGCGGTGCACAGCCTGAAAGATTTGCCGACCACTCCCGTGGAAGGTCTTACGCTGGCTGCCATTCCCGAACGAGCCGAGGTAAACGACGCCCTCGTTTCACGAGAGGGGGCTCCGCTGCTGGCGCTGCCGCCCGACTCGATCATCGGCACAGGCAGCCTTCGCCGGCGATCGCAACTGCTGCGACTGCGACCCGATTTCAAGCTGGCCGACATCCGCGGCAACGTCGACACGCGCCTTCGCAAGCTCGACGAGGGAGAGTTCGATGCCATTATCCTGGCGGCCGCCGGACTGATGCGGCTAGGACTCGCTCAGCGAATCACTCAGCTGATTCCCCCCGAACAAATGCTGCCCGCCCCCGCGCAAGGGGCCTTGGGTCTCGAGTGTCGCGCGGGCGACCAGCGGGTGCTCGACGCACTTGCCCCGCTCAACCACGCAGAAACCGACGCCGCGGCCACGGCTGAGCGGGCGATGCTCGCCCGCGTCGAGGGAGGCTGCCTGGCCGCCATTGGTGCTTACGCAACCGTTGTCGATGGCCAGCTTACGTTGAACTCCACCATCCTGAGCGGCGATGGCTCGCAGCAACTGTCGGCCACCGCGACCGGGGCGATGGAGCAAGCCCAGCAGGTCGGCGAACAAGCCGGCGACGCCCTGCTTGCCCAAGGGGCGGCCAAACTCGTGCAAGAGCGTCGCTAA
- a CDS encoding family 43 glycosylhydrolase: MFHKQILSWALVGLVGYAFGGAALAQDRGVGAHDPVIAKQGDSYYMFCTGRGIRVKISHDLVSWQDEPPVFEQPPAWAWKAVPQYRGDIWAPDIFFHDGTYYLYYSVSAFGRNTSAIGVATNKTLDRKSPDFAWHDHGEVIRSVPGRDMWNAIDPNVVIDEQGTPWMTFGSFWMGIKLVKLNADLTSVAKGEEAEWHTIASRSRDMEVHERDAGDAANPELDYDKLYSEDQLKRNKSMMNGAIEAPFLFQKDGYWYLFASWDRCCQGVNSTYKVIVGRSKDIRGPYLDQQGHRLVRGGGTIVVTGDGENWAAAGHPSAYTFESTDYLALHAYDLKDRGRSKLRVREMTWNDGWPSLELGE, encoded by the coding sequence ATGTTCCATAAGCAAATCTTGAGTTGGGCGTTGGTTGGTTTGGTTGGCTATGCGTTTGGCGGAGCCGCGCTGGCACAGGACCGCGGTGTCGGGGCTCACGACCCTGTGATTGCCAAGCAGGGCGACTCCTATTACATGTTCTGCACCGGGCGCGGCATCCGGGTGAAAATCTCGCACGATCTGGTGAGCTGGCAAGACGAGCCGCCGGTGTTCGAGCAGCCTCCCGCCTGGGCGTGGAAGGCGGTGCCGCAGTACCGTGGCGACATCTGGGCACCCGACATTTTCTTTCACGATGGCACGTACTATTTGTACTACTCGGTCTCGGCATTCGGCCGTAACACGTCGGCCATCGGGGTGGCGACCAACAAGACACTCGACCGCAAAAGTCCCGACTTCGCCTGGCATGACCATGGCGAGGTGATTCGCTCGGTGCCGGGCCGTGACATGTGGAACGCGATCGACCCGAACGTGGTGATCGACGAGCAAGGCACTCCCTGGATGACGTTTGGTTCGTTCTGGATGGGCATCAAGTTGGTAAAACTCAATGCCGATCTCACGAGTGTAGCAAAGGGAGAGGAAGCGGAATGGCATACCATCGCTTCACGCAGTCGCGATATGGAAGTACACGAGCGCGATGCGGGCGACGCGGCCAATCCCGAACTCGACTACGACAAGCTTTATAGCGAAGACCAGCTCAAGCGAAACAAGAGTATGATGAACGGAGCGATCGAAGCCCCGTTCTTGTTCCAGAAGGATGGCTACTGGTACTTGTTCGCTTCGTGGGATCGTTGTTGTCAGGGAGTGAACAGCACTTACAAAGTGATCGTCGGTCGGTCGAAAGACATCCGGGGTCCGTATCTCGACCAACAGGGGCATCGTCTGGTGCGCGGCGGAGGCACAATCGTCGTCACTGGTGATGGCGAGAACTGGGCCGCTGCTGGTCATCCCTCGGCCTACACGTTCGAAAGCACCGACTATCTGGCGCTGCACGCGTACGACCTGAAGGATCGCGGCCGCTCGAAACTGCGGGTTCGCGAGATGACCTGGAACGACGGTTGGCCCTCCCTCGAACTAGGCGAGTGA
- a CDS encoding IS110 family RNA-guided transposase: protein MKYVGADLHKKTVSLCVVEWHDHSTRVVQRKRLRCDEPDQIGEFLASLGEFCITVEATIGYDWFAALAEPLARRVVIAHPHKLRVIADSTRKSDKIDAQTLADFLAHNMIPEAWRATPRVRQHRSLIRRRQKVQNRITSIKTTIRALLTRYNADRRDLFTRIGRKALRQFQFLDEERWLVDDLLEDLDQARHHLANVDCRLREFAERAPLAEREAREVLATLPGAGPVTINVLLAELGDWRRFTSGDAVVAFAGLSPGFRESDGHRKALGITKAGSPLLRWAMIQLAHRVKQSSSRWRTTFERLSQRTGKKKATCAIARRLLLVVHAMLRDGRAYQFAAAK from the coding sequence ATGAAGTACGTTGGTGCCGATTTGCATAAGAAGACCGTTAGCCTGTGCGTGGTCGAATGGCACGACCACTCCACGCGAGTCGTCCAGCGAAAGCGACTACGCTGCGACGAGCCCGATCAGATCGGCGAGTTCCTCGCCTCGCTCGGGGAGTTTTGCATCACCGTCGAGGCGACCATCGGCTACGACTGGTTTGCGGCCCTGGCCGAACCGCTGGCCCGGCGGGTGGTGATCGCCCACCCCCATAAACTCCGCGTCATCGCCGACAGCACTCGCAAGAGCGACAAGATCGATGCCCAGACGCTGGCCGACTTTCTGGCTCACAACATGATCCCCGAAGCGTGGCGAGCCACGCCCCGCGTGCGGCAACATCGCTCGCTGATCCGCCGACGGCAGAAGGTGCAGAATCGCATCACCTCGATCAAGACCACGATTCGCGCGCTATTGACCCGTTACAACGCCGACCGCCGCGACCTGTTCACTCGCATCGGGCGGAAGGCCCTCAGACAGTTTCAATTTCTCGACGAAGAACGGTGGCTCGTTGACGACCTGTTGGAAGACCTCGACCAGGCCCGGCACCACTTGGCGAACGTCGATTGCCGGTTGCGTGAGTTCGCCGAGCGGGCACCGCTGGCCGAACGCGAAGCCCGCGAGGTGTTGGCCACGCTTCCCGGCGCAGGTCCGGTGACCATCAACGTGCTACTGGCCGAGTTGGGCGACTGGCGACGGTTTACTAGCGGCGATGCGGTGGTCGCCTTTGCGGGACTGTCGCCCGGGTTCCGCGAAAGCGATGGCCACCGCAAGGCCTTGGGCATCACCAAAGCGGGCTCGCCGCTGTTGCGGTGGGCGATGATTCAACTGGCCCACCGGGTCAAGCAATCGAGCAGCCGCTGGCGGACGACCTTCGAGCGATTAAGCCAACGCACCGGCAAGAAAAAGGCGACCTGTGCGATTGCCCGGCGACTGCTCTTGGTCGTCCACGCCATGCTCCGCGACGGACGAGCCTACCAGTTTGCCGCGGCCAAGTAG